From the Dethiosulfovibrio faecalis genome, the window TAGAATTTGAGGGCTCTCCCTCCGGTGGTGGTCTCCGACGGGCCTCTGCTGTATCCGGTCGATATGGTCGCCCTCAGCTGGTTTATGAAGACCACTATGCTGTTGCTCTTGGATATGGCCGAGGTCAGACGACGAAGGCTGTAGGACATGAGTCTAGCCTGTAGTCCGACCTGGGTATCGCCTATCTTGCCGTCTATCTCCGCCTGAGGGGTCAGAGCTGCTACCGAGTCCACCACCACGATGTCTACGGCTCCGCTTCTAACCAGGGTCTCCAGTATATAAAGTGCCTGTTCTCCGCTGTCCGGCTGAGCTATGTAGAGATCGGCCACGTTGACGCCTAGAGACTGGGCCAGCCTGGGGTCCAGAGCGTGTTCGGCGTCGATAAACGCCGCTACCCCTCCCGCTTTCTGCGCTTCCGCAACGGCGTGAAGGGCCAGGGTGGTCTTTCCGCTTCCCTCGGGGCCGAAGACCTCGACGATCCTTCCTCTGGGGAAGCCTCCGATACCCAAAGCTACATCAAGAGGCAGAATGCCTGTAGGTATGACCTCCACGTTTGCCAAAGTATCGTCTCCGAGACGCATTATGGAGCCATCGCCGAACTTGCTCCTGATGTCGTCTATGGCTACCTCCAGGATATCCTCTCTGGTCATTGTCTTTTTCTTTGCCGCCACTTCATCGACCTCCTCGTCGTGTTGTAAGTGGGTATTCTCCTTCTACGGAGTAGATAGGACCGGTTGGAGTCAGCTCGCTCCTCAGGAGAAGGGCTTTCTCCACCGGAAGGAAGGGTGTAGGAGACCATCTTTCCCTTATGCAGTCGTAGGCGACTATGTCCTCTCTTCGGCCGTTACACCTGGCCAGGGTCATATGAGGCCTGAAAGGGCGTCTCTCCGACGATAAACCGGCCTCGACCGCCGTTTTTTCCGCCAATTCCGCCAACCGGCTAACCTGACGATCTCTCTCCTCCACCGCCATCCAGATGACGGAGATGGATCCCTTGCGCCTGAAACAGCCGACTTTCCCCAGGGCGATTCCCTCCACCGAGGGGGCGTCAGAGAAGGCGGTCTTTAGGTTTTCCGCCAGTCTCAAGTAGGTTTTCACCTCTATCTCTCCGAAAAAACGGAGGGTAAGGTGGAGATGCTCCCCTCTGACCCATCGGGGAGACCTGAATTCCCTTCGTCCCTGGACGACGAGATCTTCCGCGAGAACTCGGAGTTTTTCCGGAATCGGGAGAGCCAGGAACGACCTGACGACGGTCAAGCTAAAACGCCTCCCAACTCGGATATCAAGGTCTCCAGGGCGACACGGACCGTCTCCATACGGACGGACGAACGCCCTCCGGAGAAGTTTTTCCTGAAAGACGAGGGGCTCCTTCCGATTCCGGCGACGCCGAACCACACCGTCCCGACCGGTTTCTCCTCCGATCCTCCATCCGGGCCAGCTACACCCGTCACGGAGATCGCCATATTCGCATCGTACAGTCTCAAGGCTCCCTCCGCCATGGCCTCCGCACATTCGGAACTGACTGCTCCGTGTTTCGCGATCACCTCGGGAGATACGGACAGGACTTTTTCCTTGGCTTCGTTGGAGTAGGTTCCGGCGGTTCCCTGAAAGTAGGCGGAGCTTCCGGCTATCTCGGTAATTGCCCCTCCTATCAGCCCGCCTGTGCAGGATTCGGCGAGGGCTATCTTCACTTTACCGTCTACGCATAGTTCCTTCAACCGTAGGCTCAGGTCCTTTATATCCGCTGGGAACAAGTCGATCACCCGAAAAGACGGACGAAACCGTCTCCTATGAATATCCATCTGAAAGCCCACAGCAACAGGTTGGCCAATACGCCTGCCACGACGTCGTCGGCCATTATCCCCCATCCTCCGGGAAGTTTCTCCGCGGTGGAGACCGGTATAGGTTTGAGTATGTCGAAGACCCTGAAGAGGAACAAGGCTGGGAGTAGATAGCCAGAGGCGGCCACAGAGGTGACGTGACCGAGCATGGATATCCACACCCCGACGGCCTCGTCCACTATGACCTCCGACGGATCGGACAGCCCTCTATCCCTAGAGTATTTTCCCGCTCCCCATACTCCGAGAACGGAGAAGAGTACTATGAGAAAGAGCAACAACGGGGTCGATACCACCGGCATCACGATCAGACAGCATACGGCGGATCCTACAGTACCCGGCATGGAGGAGAAACCGCCCAGGCCGAAAAGTGTGGATAGAGCCCAGGGAAAATCCCTCCGTATTTCCTTCGCAGGACTAGACATCAGAACGCACCCTCTCCCCGAAGAGATCGTATTCCGAGGCGTCGGTTATGGAGACCTTCACCATATCGCCAGGCACATCGCCATCGGCTCCCGATATCGACACCAAACCATCTATCTCGGGAGCGTCCCTGAAGGATCGGCCCCATCTGGTTCCGTCCTCCTCGTCCACCTCTTCTATCAGAACGTCCATCTCTTTTCCGACGAACCCTCTTTGTCTCGTCAGGGATATGCCCTGTTGAAGCTCCATCAACTCGGCGTACCTTCTATCCTTCTCATCCTGAGGAATCTGATCCGGCATGGAAGCCGCCGGAGTGCCCTCCTCGGGACAGAAGGTAAAGGCCCCCAATCGGTCGAAGGCTACGTCCTCCACGAAGTCCAACAAGGACTGAAAGGCTTTTTCCGTCTCTCCGGGGAAGCCAACCATTATGGTGGTCCTGAAGGCGAAATCCGGGAACATCCTTCGTCCGGTTTTAAACAGCTTTCTGATATGCTCCTCCACAGGAGGGCGATTCATCCTGCGAAGCACATCGGCGTCTACGTGCTGTATCGGTATGTCGAGCCATGGCAATATCCTGGAGCTGTCCAACACCCTCTCCAGGAAAGTCTCGTCGACCCTTGACGGATGGAGATAAAAAAGCCTGAGCCATACATCCTCCGGGAGCTCGGCTTCCATAGCGTCCAAAAGGCCGGACAGGGAACCTCGCTTCGAGAGATCCGAGCCGTAAACGGTCAAATCCTGCCCCACCAGACAGAGTTCCTTGGCTCCCTCTTCCACCAGTTTTACCGCTTCGGCCACGATATCCTTGGGTTCCCTGCTTCTAAGAGGGCCCCTGATGGAGGGGATGGTGCAGAAAGAACACCTGGTATCGCATCCCTCGCCGACCTTGAGATATCTGGTCCAAGGCGATTCGGTCAGAATCCGTCGGCCTCGTCGAGGCGAATCGATTCCTAGTGCCCTCGCCAGGGAGTCCCAGTCCTCAGCCTCGGCCCAAAGGTCGACCGAGGGGAACTCTTTTTTGAGGTCCTCTCCGTATCTGTTGACCAGACACCCGACGACGCAGACTTTCTCCAATGTCCCCTGGACCTTCATCTCCTCCAGATCGAGGATGACGTCGATGCTCTCCTCCACCGCCGGTTGGATGAAACCGCAGGTGTTGACTATGGCTATATCGCATTCCTCCACCCGGTCGACCAGCGTCCAATTCCCCGGGTCGAATCTATCGGCCAACACCTCGCTGTCCACCGAGTTTTTAGGACAACCTAACGTGAGGATGTGGATTTTTTTCATTCTTCGGACACGTCTCTGACGGAACCGTCCGTTTCATAGACAATTCGCCCGACCCGTCCGGGAGTCCCTGGACGTCCGGCGTCCTTGCCGTCCAGGGATACGGCCACGGCGGTAGGATTGCCGAAAGTAACCCTTATCGAGGAGGTCAGATCCATCTCCCTCTGGTCGCCTTTTTTAAGGGTACCGACGTAAACGGTCTTTCCGTCTCTGGTGGCCTTGATCCAACAATCTCCCTTGCTGGCTCTTATAAGCAATTTTTTGGGCCCTGGAGCCGGTTTTTCTTCCTTCTCGACCTTTTCGGAAGGAACGGGCCGGCTAGGCTCCTTCCAAAGGGCCTCCGCCTCATCGGAGGTGATGACTTTCTGGGTTCCATCGGATGAGTAGACGAAGTGCACCGGCCCGGCCCCCTCGGTGGAGGGATCGACCCGCTTGCCGTTCCAGCTTACGCTCAAGGTTTCGGGACGACCGTATATTACGTGTATGAGACCGGTGGCCTCCACTTCGGACACAGCTCCGGCCTTGAGGGTCCCTCCAAATACTCTCTCGCCATCCCTGGTTATGCGAATCCAGGAATCCTTCAGGGCCTTTATAGTCAAGATCGGGCTGTCCGATTCAACCGAGACAGGAGACGATGACACCCCTGAATCCACGGAGGACACGGCTAATGTCACCTCGGGGATATCGGAGGAGGCCAAGTCGGCGGAGGCCGCGGCGATCTCCCTCTGCCTGGCTGACAAGAGCTTGGCTTCCTCCTCTCTCTTCTCCTGTTCGGCCACCTTTTCCTCCTGTATTCTGACCACTTCGTCATGGAGGCCTTCCCTATTGGACCAGACGTACCAACCAGAGGAGACTATCACCGTCATCAGCAACAGGAAGACCCCTTTTCTGGAGCCCTTGCGAAAACCTCTGGCAGGGGGGGTGAAATCCCCCAGGGCCGATTGAGCTTCAGGCTTTTTATCGCTGATATCCTCCACCAGAAGGATATCGTAGGATTTCCACAGATCCATACGGCCTAGGAAGCCCAGATATTTTTTGACGAATCCCCTACGGTAGACGTTCCCGTTGAAGGCGTCCATATCGCCGAGCTCAATGTTCTCCAGATAGGACTTTCGGATCTTGGTCTCGTCCGCCACGTAGTCCAGGGTAAAACCCTGCCGATTTCTCTCCTCTCTGAGCTTGTCTCCCAAAGATGTCAAGGACTCGTTGTTATCGGACTTAACGTCGTCGAAGCGATCTGGTTCTCTGACGTCGTCAAAGGATTCTTTCATATTTTTGATCCCTCCAAGGCGATTTCTCTGATCTTTCCTATCGTTTTCTCCGGATCGTCTGTGCCAAAGACGGCGCTGCCCATGACAGCCACGTCGGCTCCGGACCTGACTATCTCAGCAATGTTGCCGGCGCCGACGCCTCCGTCGATCTCTATCAGGAACGACAGCTTTCTCGATGCCCTGATCCTGCAGAGATCGACGAGCTTGGCTAACGTCTCCGGAATGAAGGACTGTCCACCGAAACCGGGGTTTACCGACATGACCAGGACCATGTCCACCATGGACAGTACCGGATACACCGCATCAACAGGGGTACCGGGATTAAGGACAACCCCGGGGCGTGCTCCTCTCTCTCTTATACGGCTCAGGACCCTGTGAAGATGGGGAGTAGCCTCTACGTGTACCGTGAGAAAATCGGGCTCTTTATCCAGAAAACTCTCGATGAAGCACTCCGGAGGCTCTACCATGAGGTGAACGTCCAGGATCTCGTCGGGATAAGCCTTCCTCAGCGCCCCTACCAATGCGGGTCCGTAGGAGAGATTCGGGACGAAGTGACCGTCCATCACGTCGACGTGAAGCCAATCGTGGGTTCCGTTTAGCGACACTATGCTGTCGGACATGGCCAGAGGGTCCGCCGACAACAGGGAAGGGGCTATTCTAAGGTCCCCCGGATCTAGCGATATCTGTCTTGCCATACGAATTCTCCTCCGAGATATATTGTAACCGCGGCCTCTCCGGCGTAGGTTCCGTCAAGAGAGACATATTCTCCACCAGAGACCTCCTTATTGACCAAGGTCCTGGCTCCATTTTTGTCGATAATCTCTATCTTCAACTCCAGCGGCTTGGTCAGAGGCGGCACCTGATATCTGATCTTGGCCGTCTTCCCGGGCTCCGACGCTGCGGGAGGGGTCTCGGGACGCTGCTGTGCCGGTTCCTGTTGAGACTGGCCATCGTCGGGCGCAGAAGCCGGCCTCGGCCCCGAGGCATCCTCTCCGGGAACCACGACGATTCTGGCACCTCCGGAAGACGGCTTCGAGGGCTGAACCGGAACGGTAGTTTGGGTTCCAGGCTGGGTAGAACTTCCGGGAACGGTTATCTCCGCCGGGGAGGTAGACGCAGCGGGGCTGTCGCTTTCCGTCGGTCTGGGTGGTTTCACCGATTGTCTCATCGTGGAGACCTTCACCGTAACGATGGCCCCCGAGGGCAGAGAGGTTCCGGCCTTAGGCTTAAGGGATATGGCCATCCCGGGAGGCGACGACTGGGTGTAGACGTACTCCACCGAGACGGACAGACCGCTCTGAGCGACCAGTTTTCTGGCGGACTCTTCGTCCTTTCCCAGAACATCCGGAACCACTACCCTACCGGAGCTGTTTTTCTCCGGCCCCATACTGACCAGAAGGGCAACCGGTCTGGTACGGCTTATCATCACGGGAGCGGCCGGATTCTGAGCCACCACGACTCCCGACGGCTTGTCGTTCACCACCCTTATGACGTCTCCAAGGAGAAACTCCAACTCCTGAAGCTTCGCGGTGGCCCTGGAGAACTCCATTCCCCTCAGGTCTGGCAGGGCTTTCTTGTATCCGCCCTTGCTGACCTTGAGAATGATGATCTTCTCGCTGTTCACCTTGACGCCGGATTGAGGCCATTGGGCTATAACCGTACCCCTCGGTTCGAGAGATTCCTCCTGGTCCACTCTGACCTGAAGTCCCATGCGTTCCACCATATCCACGGCGTCGAGAACGGAAGCCCCCACCATAGGAGGAACTACCAGCGACTCTCCGCCGAAAAAGACCGAATAGAAGACCGCACCGGCGGAACCAAGAATCGCCAGCAGCACCAATACCAAGCTCAAACGGATGACTTTTTTCATAAAAGACCTCGACCTCCTCAGGCGGTAACAGTCAACAGAGCCATGTAGAATCCGTCGGTCCAGGGATTGTCCGGCCATGTGTAATAGCCCCAGGGACGGCCCTTTCTACATCGAGAGACAAGCTCATGAGGCGGCTCCAGCTCTACGACGTCGGGCCTAACGGACATCGCCTTGGCGACGACCTGTTCGTTTTCCTCTCGGAAAAGGCTACAGGTACAGTAAAGCACGGTTCCCCCGGTGGAAACGAGATCCAGCGCCCTACCCAGCAGTTTAGCCTGTAGAGCTCCATAGCGTGTCAGTTCATCCTGAGAGAGTCTCCATTTGGACTCGGGGTGACGACGCCATGTACCGCTACCGGAACAGGGGGCGTCCAGAAGAACCCCGTCGGGGATGAAAGACGGAGCCAGTTCCAGAGAGTCCCCGACGGAGAATTTGACCCTGTCGGATATTCCCAGCCGCTTCATCTCCTTGACCGCCGCCTTTATCCTAGGCCCAGAGAGATCCCACCCCTCCAGGGAAGCTTCTGGAAAAGCCTGGGCGAGCTGCCCGGTCTTTCCGCCTCTTCCAGCACACATATCCAAAAGACGAGAGAACTTTCCTCTTCCGATAAAGGCGAGAGGAGGAACCATGGAGGACTCGCTCTGAGGAGTTATCTTGCCCTCGTCGTAACCGGGCAATCCAGTAGGCAGTGCCGTGCCCTCCAGCCGAATAGAAAACGGCAGATCCGGAGACTCGACGGCGGGGAATCCCCCTTCCTCGAGACGTCGGACCACCTCGGACCTGTCGACTCCCGGAGAGACCCTCAGGGCCAGGGATACGGGCTGAGAGTGAAGTTCTATCAGGGCACGTCCTTCGGTTCTACCGAAAGAGCTTTCCCAGGATTTCGCCGCCCACAGGGGCACCCCGGACCTCATGGCAAGATCCGAAAAGGCGACACTGCGTTCTATATCGGCCAGGATCTCGGGGCCGCCCTCTACTATGCGACGCAGTACGGCGTTCACTACCCTGGCCCCCCTCTCGTCCCGGCACTTCGTCCATTCTACCAGGGCGTTAACCAGAACCCTTGGTTCGAAGGTCCTAAGTTCCAGGCTTCCGGCGGCTCCTACCATCAAGGCGTCGCGAACCGCAGGAGAAACCCCGCTGCTTCCGGTCTTCAGGAACCGTCCCACTATCTCCTTCCAGAGAGACTCCCTCCGTATCAGAGAGTACACCAAGGTAGCCGCCAGGGGACGATCCTTCTCGGATACCCTGTCGGAGATGGACCTCAGACTCTCGCTGGCGAAGCGCCCTCTGCGAACCTCTCTCCATACCTCCAAAGCCGCCTCTATGCCTCTCAGAGGGCCCTTGTCCCCTCCATTCGCGTTCTTTCGAGATCCCTTTCTGTCTCTACCGATTCCTCCGTGAGGCCGATTGCCCTCTCTTTTCCTTTTTTCGATCACTTTAAACGACCTCCGCATCTATCACTCCGCTGTCGTCGACGGTGCTGACGTAGACGGAATCGGCCATTCTTACGGCCGCACCGAATACCATTCTGTTCGACGAACGCAGTTCCACACCGGCAACGCGAAGAGACCTCACGTCGGGATCGGTGGTCACGTGTCTCTGCACCCAGGGGCTGACCAACGGGCCCAAAATCTGAGCCGCCACCAGAGCCAATATAACGGAAAGCAGACTCATGGACCCGGTGGCGATCAACAACGCTATGAATATCAGGGACGAAAGGGTATTGACGACCACCACGGTGGTGCCGCATCGGGGATGTATGGCAAGCTCCGACTCTCCCGAGACCAGGCGATCTCTGGCCTCCTTAGCGGCATCAAACACCAGCGACGGATCGGGGAGACCTCTGATGCTGAACCCCCTGCCGTCGGCCTCTCCGGCAAGACCGGGATATCCTCTGTAGGATAAAACTCTCGCTGTAGCGTGTTCCAGGGCGTGGTTCTTTCTGACCTTTTTATCGAAAAGCATCTTGAAAAGCTGGGACGGACCGGCCAAGGCCCAGAAAAAAGAGCTCGCCGCAAATCCCAAGGGGATCATTACCACGAGAAACAATCCCACCACCAAAAGCAGCATAAACCCCAACCAGGGCATGAAGAACATCAGGGCCAGTATTATCAAAAGGGGCACTGTGAGACCTCCTCTCTACACGATAAAGGGTGGCCTCTCCATAATCAGGAGGGCCACCCTATCTTAGTATAGCCTCTACCGGCTGAAAAGCCTTTTCTGTCCGACCGGAGGGCTAATCGTCTCCGCCGAACATATTTCTCAAGACCAAAAGCCGGATCAACTGAGCCGCGGCCATCACCGTGGCCGACACATATGTCAGTGCGGCTGCGTTGAGCACCTTTCTGGCCCCTACCAACTCGTCGGAAGCCAGCATTCCCGTTCCGTCCAGGACCTTAAGAGCTCTCGAGCTGGCGTCCAACTCGACCGGCAAGGTCACCAGATGAAAAATCAACACCCCCAGAAACAGCACTATTCCCACGTTCATCAAGATCTGCCCTCTGAAGAGGAGTCCTATGAAAAACAACGGGAATGCCGCCATCGAGCCTATGTTGACGACCGGAACTATAGCGTTTCTGAACTGAAGAGGCATATAACCTTCCTGGTGCTGCATGGCATGGCCCACCTCGTGAGCCGCTACGCCGATAGCCGCTATACTGGTGCTTCCGTATACCGAGTCGGACAGGCTAAGGCTCCTGTTTCTTGGATCGTAATGATCCGTCAAGTTTCCCGCAATAGGGCGAACCGGCACGTCGGACAGGCCGAACTGCATCAACAGAGCCCTGGCGACGTCCGAACCGGTAACTCCGCGACGGGAGGCCACATGACTGTACTGAGCAAAGGTGGACTTGACCCTGGCCTGAGCCCAAAAGGCGAGCAAAAGAGCCGGCAGAAGCAAGACCATCGTTGGATCGAAAAAGAAGGGGAACATGTCCTCACCTCCAGAGGGGGCTTATTTTCTTCGACGATGATACCCTCGGAGAGTCTCCCGAGGCAACAGTATTTTTACATATCCGAAGCAAAAGGTCAAATTACATCAGACGAATCCCGGCTATTTTTTTCCGTAGAAGGCGGCTATGGTGGAGACTACCCACTCCTGCTCCTCCTCGGTGATCTCCGGAAATATAGGAAGGGCTATGGTCTTCTCGGTCAAGCTCTCCGATACGGGGAAATCCCCTTTATCATAGCCCAGGAAACTGAAACACCTCTGCATATGCAAAGACAGAGGATAGTAGACCCTGGCTGTGATGCCCTCCGACCCCAGATGCTCGAGAAGGCGGTCTCTGTCCCTCATAACCTTGGGAACATACTGGTGGTAGATATGGTAGTTCCCCTCGTCTTCGCCGGGAGGGGTGACTATCCCCAGAAGATCGTGTTCCGCAAAGAGGACCCTATACCTGTCGGCCGCGATGCGACGTTCCTCGTTCCAGCTATCCAGATGATGAAGTTTAACCCTCAGCACCGCAGCCTGGATGGCATCCAGCCGGCTGTTCATACCCACCTCGTCGTGAAAGTAGGTAGAGCCAGCCCCGTGAACCCTGAGCTTAGCGATTCTGTCCGCCATCTCCTGGTCCCTGGAGACTACCATGCCACCGTCTCCGTAGCCTCCCAGGTTTTTGGTAGGGAAGAAGGAGAAACAGCCTAGAACCCCGGAAGCCCCTGCCCTGACAGGAGTTCCGTCGATGGATCTCCAGGAACCGAAGGCCTGGGCACAATCCTCCACTATCGCTACGTTTCTGGCCTCTAGCTCCTTGGATAGCTCCTCCATGTGGACCATCTGACCGAAAAGATGGACCGGGATAAAGGCTCTGGTCTTTTCGGTGACCTTGGACAACACCGTTTCAGCCGTCACGTTGTAGCTGTCGGGATCCACGTCGGCGAACACAGGAGTGGCCCCTAAACGGGTTATGCAGCTTGCCGTGGCGAAGAAAGAGTAAGGGGTGGTTATAACCTCGTCTCCCGGTTTTAGGTCCAGGGCCTTGAGGGCCAGCACCAGAGCATCGCTGCCGGAGGCACATCCGATAGCCCTCGGGACCTCCAGATATTTTTCCACGTCGGACTCCAAACCGGAGACCTGAGGCCCCATTATGA encodes:
- the recA gene encoding recombinase RecA codes for the protein MAAKKKTMTREDILEVAIDDIRSKFGDGSIMRLGDDTLANVEVIPTGILPLDVALGIGGFPRGRIVEVFGPEGSGKTTLALHAVAEAQKAGGVAAFIDAEHALDPRLAQSLGVNVADLYIAQPDSGEQALYILETLVRSGAVDIVVVDSVAALTPQAEIDGKIGDTQVGLQARLMSYSLRRLTSAISKSNSIVVFINQLRATISTGYSRGPSETTTGGRALKFYTSVRIEVKRGKSVTKGDDTIGHELWIKVVKNKQAPPFRTAHTTLVYGKGIPNNMSTVDMAIDAGVIKRKGSWLAYKGETLGQGKDNVANYLEEHPDLNEEIVKAVLDEAAKGLGFDIGKDPKDSDEDMDLPSPVIDVDEEVMDLAVEDEGNSEEDKKDQDTV
- the thpR gene encoding RNA 2',3'-cyclic phosphodiesterase is translated as MTVVRSFLALPIPEKLRVLAEDLVVQGRREFRSPRWVRGEHLHLTLRFFGEIEVKTYLRLAENLKTAFSDAPSVEGIALGKVGCFRRKGSISVIWMAVEERDRQVSRLAELAEKTAVEAGLSSERRPFRPHMTLARCNGRREDIVAYDCIRERWSPTPFLPVEKALLLRSELTPTGPIYSVEGEYPLTTRRGGR
- a CDS encoding CinA family protein gives rise to the protein MIDLFPADIKDLSLRLKELCVDGKVKIALAESCTGGLIGGAITEIAGSSAYFQGTAGTYSNEAKEKVLSVSPEVIAKHGAVSSECAEAMAEGALRLYDANMAISVTGVAGPDGGSEEKPVGTVWFGVAGIGRSPSSFRKNFSGGRSSVRMETVRVALETLISELGGVLA
- a CDS encoding phosphatidylglycerophosphatase A codes for the protein MSSPAKEIRRDFPWALSTLFGLGGFSSMPGTVGSAVCCLIVMPVVSTPLLLFLIVLFSVLGVWGAGKYSRDRGLSDPSEVIVDEAVGVWISMLGHVTSVAASGYLLPALFLFRVFDILKPIPVSTAEKLPGGWGIMADDVVAGVLANLLLWAFRWIFIGDGFVRLFG
- the rimO gene encoding 30S ribosomal protein S12 methylthiotransferase RimO; translation: MKKIHILTLGCPKNSVDSEVLADRFDPGNWTLVDRVEECDIAIVNTCGFIQPAVEESIDVILDLEEMKVQGTLEKVCVVGCLVNRYGEDLKKEFPSVDLWAEAEDWDSLARALGIDSPRRGRRILTESPWTRYLKVGEGCDTRCSFCTIPSIRGPLRSREPKDIVAEAVKLVEEGAKELCLVGQDLTVYGSDLSKRGSLSGLLDAMEAELPEDVWLRLFYLHPSRVDETFLERVLDSSRILPWLDIPIQHVDADVLRRMNRPPVEEHIRKLFKTGRRMFPDFAFRTTIMVGFPGETEKAFQSLLDFVEDVAFDRLGAFTFCPEEGTPAASMPDQIPQDEKDRRYAELMELQQGISLTRQRGFVGKEMDVLIEEVDEEDGTRWGRSFRDAPEIDGLVSISGADGDVPGDMVKVSITDASEYDLFGERVRSDV
- a CDS encoding helix-turn-helix domain-containing protein; protein product: MKESFDDVREPDRFDDVKSDNNESLTSLGDKLREERNRQGFTLDYVADETKIRKSYLENIELGDMDAFNGNVYRRGFVKKYLGFLGRMDLWKSYDILLVEDISDKKPEAQSALGDFTPPARGFRKGSRKGVFLLLMTVIVSSGWYVWSNREGLHDEVVRIQEEKVAEQEKREEEAKLLSARQREIAAASADLASSDIPEVTLAVSSVDSGVSSSPVSVESDSPILTIKALKDSWIRITRDGERVFGGTLKAGAVSEVEATGLIHVIYGRPETLSVSWNGKRVDPSTEGAGPVHFVYSSDGTQKVITSDEAEALWKEPSRPVPSEKVEKEEKPAPGPKKLLIRASKGDCWIKATRDGKTVYVGTLKKGDQREMDLTSSIRVTFGNPTAVAVSLDGKDAGRPGTPGRVGRIVYETDGSVRDVSEE
- the rpe gene encoding ribulose-phosphate 3-epimerase, which encodes MARQISLDPGDLRIAPSLLSADPLAMSDSIVSLNGTHDWLHVDVMDGHFVPNLSYGPALVGALRKAYPDEILDVHLMVEPPECFIESFLDKEPDFLTVHVEATPHLHRVLSRIRERGARPGVVLNPGTPVDAVYPVLSMVDMVLVMSVNPGFGGQSFIPETLAKLVDLCRIRASRKLSFLIEIDGGVGAGNIAEIVRSGADVAVMGSAVFGTDDPEKTIGKIREIALEGSKI
- a CDS encoding PASTA domain-containing protein yields the protein MKKVIRLSLVLVLLAILGSAGAVFYSVFFGGESLVVPPMVGASVLDAVDMVERMGLQVRVDQEESLEPRGTVIAQWPQSGVKVNSEKIIILKVSKGGYKKALPDLRGMEFSRATAKLQELEFLLGDVIRVVNDKPSGVVVAQNPAAPVMISRTRPVALLVSMGPEKNSSGRVVVPDVLGKDEESARKLVAQSGLSVSVEYVYTQSSPPGMAISLKPKAGTSLPSGAIVTVKVSTMRQSVKPPRPTESDSPAASTSPAEITVPGSSTQPGTQTTVPVQPSKPSSGGARIVVVPGEDASGPRPASAPDDGQSQQEPAQQRPETPPAASEPGKTAKIRYQVPPLTKPLELKIEIIDKNGARTLVNKEVSGGEYVSLDGTYAGEAAVTIYLGGEFVWQDRYR
- a CDS encoding RsmB/NOP family class I SAM-dependent RNA methyltransferase, encoding MIEKRKREGNRPHGGIGRDRKGSRKNANGGDKGPLRGIEAALEVWREVRRGRFASESLRSISDRVSEKDRPLAATLVYSLIRRESLWKEIVGRFLKTGSSGVSPAVRDALMVGAAGSLELRTFEPRVLVNALVEWTKCRDERGARVVNAVLRRIVEGGPEILADIERSVAFSDLAMRSGVPLWAAKSWESSFGRTEGRALIELHSQPVSLALRVSPGVDRSEVVRRLEEGGFPAVESPDLPFSIRLEGTALPTGLPGYDEGKITPQSESSMVPPLAFIGRGKFSRLLDMCAGRGGKTGQLAQAFPEASLEGWDLSGPRIKAAVKEMKRLGISDRVKFSVGDSLELAPSFIPDGVLLDAPCSGSGTWRRHPESKWRLSQDELTRYGALQAKLLGRALDLVSTGGTVLYCTCSLFREENEQVVAKAMSVRPDVVELEPPHELVSRCRKGRPWGYYTWPDNPWTDGFYMALLTVTA
- a CDS encoding DUF6391 domain-containing protein, which gives rise to MPLLIILALMFFMPWLGFMLLLVVGLFLVVMIPLGFAASSFFWALAGPSQLFKMLFDKKVRKNHALEHATARVLSYRGYPGLAGEADGRGFSIRGLPDPSLVFDAAKEARDRLVSGESELAIHPRCGTTVVVVNTLSSLIFIALLIATGSMSLLSVILALVAAQILGPLVSPWVQRHVTTDPDVRSLRVAGVELRSSNRMVFGAAVRMADSVYVSTVDDSGVIDAEVV
- a CDS encoding zinc metallopeptidase is translated as MFPFFFDPTMVLLLPALLLAFWAQARVKSTFAQYSHVASRRGVTGSDVARALLMQFGLSDVPVRPIAGNLTDHYDPRNRSLSLSDSVYGSTSIAAIGVAAHEVGHAMQHQEGYMPLQFRNAIVPVVNIGSMAAFPLFFIGLLFRGQILMNVGIVLFLGVLIFHLVTLPVELDASSRALKVLDGTGMLASDELVGARKVLNAAALTYVSATVMAAAQLIRLLVLRNMFGGDD
- a CDS encoding DegT/DnrJ/EryC1/StrS family aminotransferase; translation: MKDRKLPTLDLKRGYARIKDEIDQAVKEVLESQYFIMGPQVSGLESDVEKYLEVPRAIGCASGSDALVLALKALDLKPGDEVITTPYSFFATASCITRLGATPVFADVDPDSYNVTAETVLSKVTEKTRAFIPVHLFGQMVHMEELSKELEARNVAIVEDCAQAFGSWRSIDGTPVRAGASGVLGCFSFFPTKNLGGYGDGGMVVSRDQEMADRIAKLRVHGAGSTYFHDEVGMNSRLDAIQAAVLRVKLHHLDSWNEERRIAADRYRVLFAEHDLLGIVTPPGEDEGNYHIYHQYVPKVMRDRDRLLEHLGSEGITARVYYPLSLHMQRCFSFLGYDKGDFPVSESLTEKTIALPIFPEITEEEQEWVVSTIAAFYGKK